Proteins from a genomic interval of Providencia stuartii:
- the iolD gene encoding 3D-(3,5/4)-trihydroxycyclohexane-1,2-dione acylhydrolase (decyclizing), with protein sequence MNKQTMTTAQALVKFLNQQYVEVDGEQYPFIQGVFTIFGHGNVVGLGQALEEAPGHLQVYQGCNEQGMAHIATGFAKQKKRKQICAVTSSVGPGAANMVTAAATATANRIPLLLLPGDTFATRQPDPVLQQVEQYGDGTISTNDCFRPVSRYWDRVSRPEQLMAAMINAMRVLTDPADTGAVTICLPQDVQGEAWDYPDYFFAKRVHRIERRPATTVSLADAVNLIRSKKKPLLICGGGVRYSEAHEAFRTFAEHYAIPFGETQAGKSAIVADHPLNVGGIGTTGGLAANLLAKEADLIIGVGTRFTDFTTASKSLFSHPDVQFLNINVAEFDACKLDALKIIADAKEGLTALDALLQDCGYQAQWGERIQQAKKQWQSELERLFSIQYNPLNFIPEIAGHLDDKLEEYREVLGSELTQTRVLGLMQQYMEDDAIVVGAAGSLPGDLQRIWLPKHPDTYHLEYGYSCMGYEVAAAVGAKIAAPDQPVYAMVGDGSYLMLHSELQTAIQENIKITILLFDNAGFGCINNLQMSQGMGSFGTENRHRNPKTGQMDGPLVKVDFAKNAESYGCKSYRVHDEAQLIAAIEEAKSQSGCVLIDIKVLPKTMTNGYEAWWRTGTAQVAKKPEVVAAADKIKDMVANRVRQY encoded by the coding sequence ATGAATAAGCAGACAATGACCACAGCTCAAGCATTAGTTAAGTTTCTGAACCAACAATATGTTGAAGTTGATGGTGAGCAGTATCCGTTTATTCAGGGAGTATTTACCATCTTCGGCCATGGTAACGTGGTAGGTTTAGGACAGGCGCTGGAAGAGGCGCCTGGACACCTACAAGTTTATCAAGGATGCAACGAACAAGGGATGGCACACATCGCAACGGGTTTTGCAAAACAGAAAAAACGTAAGCAAATTTGTGCCGTCACATCTTCTGTTGGGCCGGGAGCGGCAAATATGGTGACAGCGGCCGCGACAGCGACCGCTAACCGTATCCCTCTGTTACTGCTGCCAGGTGATACTTTCGCAACCCGTCAGCCGGATCCTGTTTTACAGCAAGTGGAACAGTATGGTGATGGTACGATCAGCACGAATGATTGCTTTCGACCTGTTTCCCGCTATTGGGATCGCGTGTCTCGCCCTGAGCAATTAATGGCAGCGATGATCAATGCGATGCGCGTATTAACCGATCCGGCTGATACTGGCGCAGTGACAATTTGTTTACCGCAAGATGTTCAAGGTGAAGCGTGGGACTATCCTGATTATTTCTTTGCCAAGCGTGTTCATCGTATTGAACGCCGTCCTGCAACGACGGTGAGTTTAGCCGATGCTGTAAATTTAATTCGTAGTAAGAAAAAACCATTACTTATCTGTGGTGGTGGTGTTCGCTATTCCGAGGCGCATGAGGCATTTCGTACTTTTGCTGAACATTATGCGATCCCATTTGGAGAGACTCAGGCGGGTAAAAGTGCCATTGTGGCCGATCATCCGCTGAATGTCGGTGGTATTGGTACAACAGGCGGCTTGGCAGCTAACCTATTAGCGAAAGAAGCAGACTTAATCATTGGTGTCGGTACGCGTTTCACGGATTTTACGACGGCATCCAAATCCTTATTTAGTCACCCTGATGTCCAGTTTTTAAATATTAACGTTGCTGAGTTTGATGCTTGTAAATTAGATGCCTTAAAAATCATTGCTGACGCAAAAGAAGGCTTAACAGCGCTTGATGCCTTGCTACAAGATTGTGGCTATCAGGCTCAGTGGGGTGAGCGTATTCAGCAGGCCAAAAAACAATGGCAATCTGAGTTAGAAAGACTGTTTTCAATTCAGTATAACCCATTGAATTTTATTCCTGAAATTGCGGGGCATCTGGATGATAAGTTAGAAGAGTACCGTGAGGTTTTAGGCTCTGAACTGACCCAAACTCGTGTGCTGGGGCTAATGCAACAGTATATGGAGGATGACGCTATTGTTGTTGGTGCAGCAGGCTCGTTACCCGGTGATTTACAACGCATTTGGTTACCTAAACATCCTGATACTTATCATCTGGAATACGGGTATTCCTGTATGGGCTACGAAGTCGCCGCTGCGGTAGGGGCGAAAATTGCCGCACCAGATCAGCCTGTTTATGCGATGGTAGGAGATGGCTCATACCTGATGTTACACAGCGAGTTACAAACCGCCATCCAAGAAAACATAAAAATTACCATTCTGTTATTTGATAACGCAGGATTTGGCTGCATTAACAACCTGCAAATGAGTCAAGGAATGGGCAGTTTTGGCACAGAGAATCGTCACCGTAATCCTAAAACGGGGCAAATGGACGGTCCTTTAGTTAAAGTGGACTTTGCTAAAAATGCCGAGAGTTATGGATGTAAAAGCTATCGTGTTCATGATGAAGCACAATTAATTGCGGCTATCGAAGAGGCAAAATCACAGTCTGGTTGTGTCTTAATTGATATCAAAGTGCTACCTAAGACCATGACTAATGGTTATGAAGCTTGGTGGCGTACAGGAACCGCTCAGGTAGCGAAAAAACCAGAAGTTGTTGCAGCAGCAGATAAAATTAAGGATATGGTCGCAAATCGAGTACGGCAGTACTAG
- a CDS encoding solute:sodium symporter family transporter: MLALLSFIGFTLLVAGIAYYKTRNAHLTSSAEGYFLGGRSMTGLYIGGSMLLMNLSTEHLVGLNGLSFRTGFIVMAWEVMAALTIVLFAIYFLPKYLKLGISTIPEYLERRFDKNTLLITSILFLAMYVISLLPIVLYTGAIALESLFQVSHVFNVDKTTALWIMVWGVGGLGAIYAIFGGIKAIAIADTVNGAGLIIGGLLVTIFALLYVGDGNAWAGLSEVYQAHPDKFNSIGDEDSLVPFSTLFTGLIVSNMFFWCTNQSIVQKSLGAKNLAEGQKGVMLCAFFKLIIPSIIILPGIIAFHILSGEIDNPDNAYPVLVHMVLPEFLVGFFAAVVVGAVFSTFSGGLNSSVTLFTVNIYKDRINKNATEAQTVKVGKYLGIALALATMIIAPLVANAPDGLFYLIQQLQGIFNAPILSVVLVGLMTKRVPAIAAKLGLLFGMSAYLICNFVLDLNIHFFHLVGILFVANIIFMLTIGYFFPGKPYEEVYTEQVDISPWRFATPVACLIVLGAISMYVYLAQGAPSYVMVGYYIFAAILLTFIIYKFSKAWLAGKTQSVNA; the protein is encoded by the coding sequence ATGCTGGCTCTACTTTCATTTATCGGCTTTACCTTATTAGTTGCAGGGATTGCCTATTACAAAACACGAAATGCTCATTTAACCTCTTCTGCGGAAGGATATTTCTTAGGCGGTCGTTCTATGACAGGCCTATATATTGGTGGCTCAATGCTGCTAATGAACTTATCGACAGAGCATCTTGTTGGGCTTAACGGTTTATCTTTCCGAACCGGCTTTATTGTTATGGCTTGGGAAGTCATGGCGGCATTAACTATTGTGTTATTCGCCATTTATTTTTTACCGAAATATCTTAAATTAGGTATTTCTACGATTCCTGAATATTTAGAACGCCGCTTTGACAAAAACACCTTGTTAATTACATCCATTCTATTTTTAGCAATGTATGTTATTTCTTTGCTACCAATTGTTCTCTATACAGGTGCGATTGCCCTTGAAAGTTTATTCCAAGTTTCACATGTTTTTAATGTCGATAAAACGACAGCATTGTGGATTATGGTATGGGGTGTCGGTGGTTTAGGTGCTATTTATGCTATTTTTGGTGGTATTAAAGCAATCGCGATTGCAGATACCGTTAATGGTGCAGGGCTTATTATCGGGGGGCTATTAGTCACGATATTTGCATTATTGTATGTTGGTGATGGTAATGCGTGGGCGGGTCTAAGTGAAGTTTATCAAGCTCACCCAGATAAGTTTAACTCCATTGGTGACGAAGATTCACTGGTACCCTTTTCGACGCTATTTACTGGTTTGATCGTTTCCAATATGTTTTTCTGGTGTACCAACCAATCAATTGTACAAAAGTCGTTAGGAGCGAAGAACTTAGCTGAAGGGCAGAAAGGGGTGATGCTGTGCGCATTCTTTAAGTTAATTATCCCATCTATTATTATTCTGCCTGGTATCATTGCATTCCATATTCTTAGTGGTGAAATTGATAATCCTGATAATGCATACCCTGTATTAGTACACATGGTGCTGCCTGAGTTTTTAGTTGGCTTTTTCGCCGCGGTGGTTGTTGGTGCTGTATTCTCCACCTTCAGTGGTGGCTTGAACTCATCCGTCACTTTATTCACCGTGAATATCTATAAAGATCGCATCAATAAGAATGCTACTGAAGCTCAAACCGTGAAAGTCGGTAAATATTTAGGTATTGCTTTAGCGCTGGCGACAATGATTATTGCACCTTTAGTGGCTAATGCACCGGATGGGTTGTTTTATTTAATTCAGCAATTACAAGGTATCTTTAACGCACCTATTTTAAGTGTCGTGTTAGTTGGTTTAATGACTAAACGCGTGCCTGCTATTGCGGCAAAATTAGGGCTATTATTTGGAATGTCGGCCTATTTAATTTGCAACTTTGTCTTAGACCTGAATATTCACTTCTTCCATTTAGTCGGTATTCTGTTCGTTGCTAATATTATCTTTATGTTGACGATTGGCTATTTCTTCCCCGGTAAACCTTATGAAGAAGTGTATACAGAGCAAGTGGACATTTCACCATGGCGCTTTGCAACGCCTGTAGCTTGTCTAATCGTGTTGGGCGCAATTTCAATGTACGTCTATTTAGCTCAAGGTGCACCAAGCTACGTCATGGTTGGTTACTATATTTTCGCAGCCATCTTGTTAACGTTTATTATTTATAAATTTTCAAAAGCATGGCTAGCAGGCAAAACACAATCAGTGAATGCATAA
- a CDS encoding 3'-5' exonuclease — MIGSLLCYHQPLTRLARRRAKLLRTRQLPTLLQEMLEAPLPTDDSPLKTQKILSIDLETTGLDPAKDRILSIGMVTIAENKILLKSAQHYYVNDVEPVKAETAVINHITPEQLSGGISLSHAVAFFLHEAKDKCILAHGGAIEQAFLSNALNIKELPLIWFDTLNIEKSVLSHKNINRNDFSLSALRNHYQLPDYDAHNALSDAIATAELFLAQSKVIYPSQHPVIKQLYKRSL, encoded by the coding sequence ATGATAGGTTCATTGTTGTGCTATCATCAACCTTTGACCCGTTTAGCGCGTCGGCGAGCAAAATTATTACGTACTCGTCAGCTACCCACATTATTGCAGGAAATGCTGGAAGCACCTTTACCTACTGATGATAGCCCATTAAAAACACAAAAAATTCTTTCCATTGATTTAGAAACAACAGGGTTGGATCCCGCAAAAGATCGAATTTTGAGTATTGGGATGGTTACTATTGCAGAGAATAAAATTCTCCTCAAAAGTGCTCAACATTATTATGTGAATGATGTGGAACCTGTTAAAGCGGAAACTGCGGTAATTAACCATATAACGCCAGAGCAATTAAGTGGTGGCATCTCTTTATCTCATGCTGTCGCTTTTTTCTTACATGAAGCAAAAGATAAATGCATTTTGGCGCACGGTGGTGCCATAGAGCAAGCCTTTCTTTCTAACGCATTAAATATAAAAGAATTACCATTAATTTGGTTTGATACACTGAATATCGAAAAAAGCGTGTTAAGCCATAAAAATATTAATCGAAATGATTTCAGTTTATCGGCATTAAGAAACCATTATCAGTTGCCTGATTATGACGCACACAATGCGCTTTCAGATGCGATTGCCACCGCAGAATTATTTCTCGCCCAATCTAAAGTCATTTATCCCTCTCAACATCCTGTTATTAAACAACTTTATAAGCGTTCACTGTAG
- a CDS encoding MurR/RpiR family transcriptional regulator: MSTASNLNEFQEQVRSRYDELSKRLQQVARYVLDNTNSVAFDTVAVIAKEANVPPSTLIRFANAFNFSGFNEMKQLFRMNLVEETASYTDRARLFREMDSDQELSDDPAQILKEFAHSNAQALQQMAARTPAEDLEKAVTLLSEANNVYIIGLRRSFSVATYLSYALSHLECRPQLIDGLGGMFKEQISRIGENDVVISISFTPYAEETIMVSEKAAQTGAKQIVITDSQISPLASFSDVCFVIKEAQVDAFRSQSATLCLVQSLTVALAYRQGSKLV; the protein is encoded by the coding sequence ATGTCAACTGCATCGAATTTGAATGAATTTCAGGAGCAAGTTCGCTCCCGTTACGATGAACTAAGTAAACGGCTGCAACAAGTAGCACGCTATGTGCTGGATAACACGAATAGCGTGGCATTTGATACTGTGGCGGTCATCGCTAAAGAAGCCAATGTTCCACCTTCAACTTTAATCCGCTTTGCCAATGCATTTAATTTCAGTGGATTTAATGAAATGAAACAATTGTTTCGTATGAATTTAGTTGAAGAGACAGCAAGCTATACTGATCGCGCTCGCTTATTTCGTGAAATGGATAGTGACCAAGAACTCAGCGATGATCCCGCTCAGATCTTAAAAGAATTTGCACACTCCAATGCGCAAGCATTGCAACAAATGGCGGCCAGAACGCCAGCAGAAGATTTAGAAAAGGCAGTAACGCTTTTATCTGAAGCAAATAATGTTTATATCATTGGCTTACGCCGTTCCTTCAGTGTTGCCACTTATTTAAGTTATGCTCTTAGCCATTTAGAGTGCCGCCCTCAATTAATTGACGGTCTTGGTGGTATGTTCAAAGAGCAAATAAGTCGAATTGGTGAAAATGACGTTGTCATTTCAATTAGTTTTACACCTTATGCTGAAGAAACCATTATGGTCAGCGAAAAAGCAGCACAGACTGGTGCCAAACAAATCGTGATCACGGATAGCCAAATTAGCCCACTCGCAAGTTTTAGTGATGTTTGCTTTGTTATCAAAGAAGCGCAGGTTGATGCATTCCGTTCACAATCCGCAACACTTTGTCTAGTACAATCGCTCACGGTTGCGCTGGCTTATCGACAAGGCAGTAAACTGGTTTAA
- a CDS encoding DUF294 nucleotidyltransferase-like domain-containing protein, with protein sequence MEPSLIPMVKQFISQRDPFDRLDEMQLNQLVNSVEISYLTQREVLKPQQIAGQGLYLVRTGAVEQRYADGSLRARLGAGDVFGFSVLNKTADSPGEYQVIAIENTLLYCIPRVSLLLAMEQNQAVRHHFACEEGERLASRPKVDKLTEDSLLYLNPVSSIENGNIVVITPGTSVQDAAQEMVRKHRSSALVMDGEILLGIITDRDLTKRVVALGLDIKTPVSKIMTENPITIAANAPIINAIELMMQHNIRSLPVMTNHRITGVLTATSLVQKNSMQAVYLISRIYRQDSLDDLKALGVQRQAVFESLIEAGVQSHTIQLMMTLIADAFNKQLLKLAERELGKPPCDYCWFAAGSQARQEMHYLSDQDNGIILAREVTKEEEGWFRQLAEYVCYGLDECGYSLCPGHIMATNPKWCKPLTQWQAYYQQWLKEPEQLALLNISVFLDIRFLYGSQVLFNSLLRSAESHLKGNKRLLSMLVANSTRINPPLGMFRQFVLVKNGENHSVFNIKKQAVNLLVELARVYSLEAGVLTPSTMTRFEVARDSGIISAASCQELTEAYLFINQVRFGCQRRALLAGDVLSNLIVPQRLTQFERNHLKDAFRIIARTQEAAEQRYHAKGIMK encoded by the coding sequence ATGGAGCCATCACTTATCCCGATGGTTAAGCAATTCATCTCGCAGCGTGACCCATTTGATCGCTTAGATGAAATGCAATTAAACCAGTTAGTCAATAGTGTTGAAATTAGCTATTTGACACAACGGGAGGTGTTAAAACCGCAACAAATTGCTGGCCAAGGTTTGTATCTGGTGAGAACTGGGGCGGTGGAACAGCGTTACGCTGATGGCTCTTTAAGAGCAAGGCTGGGGGCCGGTGATGTTTTTGGTTTCAGTGTGTTAAATAAAACAGCGGATTCCCCAGGCGAGTATCAAGTGATCGCGATAGAGAATACATTACTCTACTGTATTCCGAGGGTTTCTTTATTGTTAGCAATGGAGCAAAACCAAGCTGTTCGTCATCATTTTGCTTGTGAAGAAGGTGAACGGTTAGCATCACGCCCTAAGGTCGATAAACTGACAGAAGATAGTCTGTTGTATTTAAACCCAGTATCCTCGATAGAAAATGGCAATATCGTCGTCATTACTCCGGGAACGAGTGTTCAAGATGCCGCTCAAGAAATGGTACGTAAGCACCGTTCATCGGCATTAGTGATGGATGGGGAAATATTATTAGGCATTATTACTGACCGAGATCTCACAAAGCGTGTTGTTGCTTTGGGATTAGATATTAAAACGCCGGTCAGTAAGATTATGACAGAAAATCCAATTACAATTGCGGCGAACGCCCCCATCATAAATGCCATTGAGCTGATGATGCAACATAACATCCGTAGCCTACCAGTGATGACGAACCACCGTATTACGGGGGTTTTAACCGCAACAAGCTTAGTGCAAAAAAACAGCATGCAAGCGGTGTACTTAATTAGCCGAATTTATCGTCAAGATAGCTTAGATGATTTGAAGGCATTAGGCGTGCAACGGCAAGCGGTATTTGAATCTCTGATAGAGGCTGGGGTTCAATCGCACACGATTCAATTGATGATGACATTAATTGCTGATGCCTTTAATAAACAGCTTTTGAAACTGGCTGAGCGAGAACTCGGGAAGCCTCCTTGTGACTATTGCTGGTTTGCTGCTGGGTCACAAGCGCGACAAGAGATGCATTACCTTTCCGATCAAGATAATGGCATCATTTTAGCTCGTGAAGTGACTAAAGAAGAAGAGGGCTGGTTTAGGCAACTAGCAGAGTATGTTTGCTATGGCTTGGATGAGTGTGGATATTCTCTCTGCCCCGGTCATATTATGGCAACCAACCCGAAATGGTGTAAGCCTTTGACTCAGTGGCAAGCTTATTATCAGCAGTGGTTAAAAGAGCCTGAGCAGCTTGCTTTATTAAACATTTCTGTTTTTTTAGATATTCGTTTTCTTTATGGTAGCCAAGTACTTTTCAATTCATTGCTTCGTTCTGCGGAATCTCATTTAAAAGGTAATAAGCGATTACTGTCGATGCTAGTTGCCAACTCCACGCGAATCAATCCACCGTTGGGCATGTTTAGGCAGTTTGTGTTGGTCAAAAATGGCGAAAACCACAGTGTATTTAATATTAAAAAACAAGCGGTAAACCTATTAGTTGAATTGGCACGCGTATATTCATTAGAGGCGGGAGTGTTGACACCATCAACAATGACTCGCTTTGAAGTTGCCCGAGATTCAGGCATTATTAGCGCTGCTTCCTGCCAAGAATTAACTGAAGCATATTTATTTATCAATCAGGTTAGATTTGGCTGCCAGCGTAGGGCATTATTAGCTGGGGATGTACTCTCCAATTTAATCGTTCCTCAACGGCTCACCCAATTTGAGCGAAACCACTTAAAAGATGCGTTTCGTATCATCGCGAGGACTCAAGAAGCTGCGGAACAACGTTATCATGCTAAAGGGATAATGAAATGA
- a CDS encoding CoA-acylating methylmalonate-semialdehyde dehydrogenase: MQQIQNFIGGELVSSQSGRFAPVFNPATGEQIAQVVLSCAAETKQAIEVAHKAFPKWSKLSPLKRARILFKFKALLEANMDDLARLISQEHGKVFSDAVGELTRGLEVVEFACGIPHLQKGEHSANVATGVDSHSLMQPLGVCAGITPFNFPAMVPMWMFPVALATGNTFVLKPSEKDPSLAIALAKLLKEAGLPDGVFNVVQGDKESVDVLLRAPEVQAVSFVGSTPIAEYIYTTASEHGKRCQALGGAKNHCILMPDADMNLATNAIMGAAFGAAGERCMALSVVLAVGDETADTLITHLEAQIAKMTVGPGIVEGKENDMGPVISAQHKAKICDYITSGEKQGAKLLVDGRDFKVAGFENGYFVGPTLFDNVTPEMDIYKDEIFGPVLAIVRVPDFETGLKLINQHEYGNGTAIFTRDGETAREFQENVMAGMVGINIPIPVPMAFHSFGGWKRSIFGPLNVHGNDGVRFYTRMKTVTSRWPASVRLEHHESSFTMPTME; this comes from the coding sequence ATGCAACAGATTCAGAATTTCATTGGCGGTGAACTTGTATCCAGCCAAAGTGGGCGTTTTGCACCCGTATTTAACCCTGCAACAGGTGAACAAATAGCTCAAGTTGTGTTGAGCTGTGCCGCTGAAACTAAACAGGCAATAGAGGTCGCCCACAAAGCTTTCCCTAAGTGGTCAAAACTGTCACCACTCAAACGTGCTCGTATCCTATTTAAATTTAAGGCACTACTTGAAGCCAATATGGATGATTTAGCGCGTTTAATTTCTCAAGAGCATGGTAAGGTTTTTTCCGATGCGGTTGGCGAGTTAACTCGTGGTCTAGAAGTTGTTGAATTTGCTTGTGGTATCCCACATTTACAAAAAGGTGAGCACTCAGCGAATGTTGCAACAGGTGTTGATAGCCACTCGTTAATGCAACCATTAGGTGTGTGTGCAGGTATTACACCTTTTAATTTCCCTGCCATGGTCCCCATGTGGATGTTCCCCGTTGCGTTGGCTACGGGAAATACGTTTGTACTTAAACCTTCTGAAAAAGATCCTTCTCTCGCTATTGCGCTAGCAAAATTGTTAAAAGAAGCAGGTTTACCAGATGGTGTCTTTAACGTTGTACAAGGTGATAAAGAATCGGTTGATGTACTCTTAAGAGCACCTGAAGTTCAAGCGGTTAGCTTTGTTGGTTCAACGCCAATTGCTGAGTATATCTATACAACGGCTTCAGAACATGGCAAACGTTGCCAAGCTCTCGGCGGTGCGAAAAACCATTGTATCTTGATGCCTGATGCGGATATGAATCTGGCGACAAATGCAATTATGGGCGCTGCATTTGGTGCGGCGGGTGAACGCTGTATGGCTCTATCTGTTGTGCTGGCTGTTGGCGATGAAACTGCGGACACATTGATTACTCATTTAGAAGCGCAAATCGCTAAAATGACTGTCGGCCCTGGCATTGTTGAAGGTAAAGAAAATGATATGGGGCCTGTGATTTCTGCACAGCATAAAGCGAAAATTTGTGATTACATTACCAGCGGTGAGAAACAAGGCGCTAAATTGTTGGTTGATGGCCGTGATTTTAAAGTCGCCGGCTTCGAAAACGGTTATTTTGTTGGACCGACCCTGTTTGATAATGTCACCCCTGAAATGGATATCTATAAAGATGAAATTTTTGGACCCGTACTTGCGATTGTTCGTGTTCCTGATTTCGAAACAGGGTTGAAATTAATTAACCAACATGAGTATGGCAACGGTACCGCTATTTTCACGCGCGATGGTGAAACTGCCCGTGAATTCCAAGAAAATGTCATGGCAGGCATGGTCGGTATCAATATCCCAATTCCAGTCCCAATGGCATTCCATAGCTTTGGTGGTTGGAAACGCTCTATCTTTGGACCTTTGAACGTTCATGGTAATGATGGTGTTCGCTTCTATACACGTATGAAAACGGTTACCAGCCGTTGGCCTGCAAGTGTACGTCTGGAGCATCATGAAAGTAGTTTCACAATGCCAACTATGGAATAA
- the iolG gene encoding inositol 2-dehydrogenase: protein MFNIALFGAGRIGQVHAVNIAGHKETSLYSVIDPYQPNALALAEKYQAKVQSTEEAMQDPNVHGVLIASATDTHADLIELAAKNNKVIFCEKPVHLDLERVRQCLKSVKEHNVPLFIGFNRRYDPQFRHLKNLFEQGAIGKAESLIITSRDPSPPPAEYVKVSGGMFRDMTIHDFDMARFMIGENPCSVYAQGSNVVDPAIGQAGDIDTAFIILKFPSGAMATISNSRRSGYGYDQRIELHGEKGLLTAGNIKENSVEFLSDVGCLSAKPEFFFLQRYHEAYKAEWNHFVDILAGRAESETTGTDGELALYLADKALESLKTGKEVQL, encoded by the coding sequence ATGTTCAATATAGCACTATTTGGCGCAGGACGTATCGGACAGGTTCATGCTGTCAATATTGCCGGCCACAAAGAAACCTCACTTTATTCTGTGATTGATCCTTATCAGCCTAACGCCCTCGCATTGGCTGAAAAGTATCAAGCAAAAGTGCAATCAACAGAAGAAGCGATGCAAGATCCAAATGTTCATGGTGTTCTGATTGCTTCTGCAACGGATACTCATGCGGATTTAATCGAATTGGCAGCAAAAAACAACAAGGTTATTTTCTGTGAAAAACCCGTTCACTTAGATCTTGAACGAGTGAGACAGTGCCTCAAAAGCGTTAAAGAACACAATGTGCCTTTATTTATTGGTTTCAACCGCCGTTATGACCCACAGTTCCGCCACCTGAAAAATTTATTCGAACAAGGCGCGATTGGTAAAGCTGAATCTTTAATTATTACATCACGGGACCCATCACCTCCACCAGCGGAATACGTAAAAGTTTCCGGTGGTATGTTCAGAGATATGACGATTCATGACTTTGACATGGCGCGTTTTATGATCGGAGAAAATCCATGCTCTGTCTATGCGCAAGGCAGCAATGTTGTTGATCCAGCGATTGGACAAGCAGGGGATATCGATACCGCATTTATTATTTTGAAATTCCCTTCTGGTGCCATGGCAACAATTTCTAACAGTCGTCGTTCAGGTTATGGCTATGACCAGCGTATTGAATTACATGGCGAGAAAGGTCTCTTAACCGCAGGTAATATCAAAGAGAATAGCGTTGAGTTTTTAAGCGATGTCGGTTGCTTATCAGCGAAACCAGAGTTTTTCTTCTTACAGCGCTATCACGAAGCTTATAAAGCGGAGTGGAATCACTTTGTTGATATTCTTGCCGGTCGTGCTGAGTCAGAAACAACGGGTACCGATGGTGAGTTGGCACTGTATCTAGCAGATAAAGCGCTTGAGTCATTAAAAACAGGCAAAGAAGTTCAACTTTAA
- a CDS encoding helix-turn-helix domain-containing protein — translation MQKDNIAKMLGIKIRKQRESHKMTLKQTARLIGVSEDQMCRFESGESCIDVDSLFQFACLFNLEPTTFLYGVVNVNVGTRCTLH, via the coding sequence ATGCAAAAAGATAATATTGCAAAAATGCTAGGTATCAAAATTCGTAAACAAAGAGAAAGTCATAAAATGACGTTAAAGCAAACAGCGCGATTGATTGGTGTTTCAGAGGATCAAATGTGCCGTTTTGAAAGTGGCGAAAGTTGTATTGACGTCGATTCATTATTTCAGTTTGCCTGCTTATTTAATTTAGAGCCAACCACGTTTCTATATGGGGTTGTTAACGTTAACGTAGGTACTCGGTGCACTCTCCATTAA